The region AGAAGGTATTTAGTCATGGAAGAAAGTGCTGCACCACAAGAATTAAATATGATGATGAACAATATAGAGAACAATGGTGCACCTTGGCCTTATAACCAACAAGATAGATTAAATTGGGCTCAAGAGGAATAATTATTTGAATACGTATATGATTAGGAATAAAGATTTTAAAAAATTTTAGATTTCAATATTTAAATAAAACTGAATTATTTACGTATTTAATTTACGCTTTTGAAGAAATTATTTTAGTTGTAATCAGAATTCTAGTAGCTGTTTATATGAAGAATGAAAATGAAGCATGAAAACAGTAAAATGAATTAAAAAACGTTTTTAAAATCATTAAAAGTGATTTAAAAAACGAAATAACAGAAGCCAATTTTCTTTTATCAACAGAAAGAAAAAAGAAAAAATTTTATAATCGTTTTTGATATAAATTTATCTGTAAATGATTAGAAAGAAAAATAGAAGTTAAGGAAATTAATATTTGGTTATGATGAAATATCTTTTAATAAGAGAGGTTTTAAATTATTAAATGAATTTAAAGATATTGATAACTCGAATGATAGCTTGTTTATAAAAATCATCGAAATTTATACACACAGAATTGAAGAAGTTCTTGCAGATGATGAATTAAGAGATTTAGAATGTAAACAAAACTATAATTTTTGGAAAAAGTAAGATTGATGGCTGGCATTTGATTCAGACTCAAAAGATAACAAGGATTTTAGCTCTGATAAATTTATTGATTACGCTTTAAACAGTTAAAATTATAGAAATAGAGTAAGGTCTTGGCATTTTATAAATACAAAAGTATTTATACCTGAAATAACCAGGTTTATAAAAGAAGCAGAAGAAGTAGTTTTCTCAATAGGGCACAAACAATTAAACGAATAAACGTTTCAACACTAAAATAATACCACATGAACGTACCAACAATGGCAGATATGATGGCTCAAGGTAAGCAACCAGAAGTGTTGTTTTGGGTAGGCGCAGCCGGAAGTTATGATGATAGAGCAAAAAAAATATCAAGAGCATTTGTAAAAATTTTACAGCAAGCGAATGTAGATTTTGCAGTTTTAGGTGTAGAAGAGTCCTCTACAGGTGATGCAGCAAAAAGAGCGGGAAATGAATTTTTGTTTCAAATGCAGGCCATGATGAATATTGAGGTTTTAAACGGATATGAAGTAAAAAAAATTGTTACTTGTGATCCTCATTCGTTTAATACCCTCAAAAATGAATATCCTTCTTTAGGCGGAAAATACGAGGTGTATCATCACACTCAATTTATACAAAATTTAATTAAAGAAGGACGTTTACAAATAGATAATACTGTTTTAAAAGGAAAAAGAGTTACCTTTCATGATCCTTGTTACTTGGGTAGAGCCAATGAAGTATATGAATCTCCAAGAGATTTAATTAAAAGGATGGGCGTTAATTTAACAGAAATGAAACGACATAAATCAACAGCTTTGTGCTGTGGAGCAGGTGGGGCGCAAATGTTTAAAGATGCCGAAAAAGGGGATAAGGAAGTAAATATTTTAAGAACAGAAGATGCCCTTGAAACAAAACCACAAATTATAGCAACAGGTTGTCCCTATTGTAATACAATGATGACCGACGGAATTAAATTTAAAGAAAAAGAAACCGAAGTTGTTGTAAAAGATATTGCAGAATTAATTGCGGAAGCTAATAAACTTTAACAAATGAAAAATATAACCACTTTGCTTCTTTTTTTAGTACTTGTTTTTTCTTGTACAAAAAAAGAAACTAAACCAGAAAATAAAGAATTCTTAGAACCCGTTGTAAAAGATACAATTCTACAAGTAGATGATGAAAACCCAGAGGAAATTTCATCGCTTATTTTTACAGTTCAGATTGCTGCATTAAGAAAAGACAATGAACCATTATCAAATATTTCTGATGTAAGCTTGTATCAAGAAGATTCATTAACAAAATATAGATTAGGTACTTTTGAAACTTACAAAGAAGCTAGAGCATACAGACTAAAAATTTTGAATACTTATAAAGGTGCCTTTGTACAGGCTTTAAAGAATAACGCTCCTATTTCTATCACAGAAGCTTTACAGCAATAGTTTTTATGACGGATACTTTTCAAAATAATGTGGTAAATGATTTTCCAGATATTGTAGAAGTGGAATTTGAAAATATTGATAAAAACTATTTAAAAGTAATTTATATTAATTTTCTATTGGTTTTTATTCCCTTTTTAGTAGGTATAATTGTATTGCATCAATTGGTTTTTCCGGAGAAAATTAATGAGTTTATAGTTCCTATTTATATTGTTTTTTTTGTTCTTTTCGGATTTATTTTAGCATACTTAGTCGCAAGTTTTACAAAAAGAAAATATGTTTTAAGAGAAAAAGATATTTCTTATAAATGTGGCTTGTTTGTAAAGACTTTAACCACAGTTCCGTTTTCTAGAATACAACATGTAGAAACTGATGAAAAACCAATTTCAAGAATTTTTGGTTTGTCTTCTTTAAGTGTTTTTACGGCCGGAGATAGTAGTGACGATTTAGTGATTAAAGGAATTACCAAACAAAAAGCATTACAAATAAAAGAATTTATTACCACAGAAATAAATGAATAACGCTTTTGATTTTTCTGTTTTCTCTAGACAATCACCAAAAGGGATTTTAGTCATTTATATTCATCTTATTTATAAAGTAATTAAAGTATCTTGGATTTTACTTTTTTTAGTTCTTAAAGATTTCTCTAGAATATCAAAAATTGGTGAGAATTACATCTATCTAAGTTTAGCCGTTATTTTAATTTTTTTATTAATTCGGGCTTATTTAATTTATAAAAATTTTCAGTTTAAAATAGCCAATGAGCATTTTATTTTAAAACAAGGAATTATAAAAAAAACAAGTACTTCTATTCCTTTTCATAGAATTCAGAACATCAATTTTAAACAAAATATAATACAACAAATTATTGGCGTTTATGAGGTTAATATTGAAACTGCGGGTTCTAGCAAGGCAGAAATTTCTATAAAAGCGTTATCTTTTCTTAAAGCAGAAGCTTTAAAGGAAATTATTTCAAAAAGTACAGACTATACCCATGAAATTATTGAAAAAGACAAATCAAAACCCATACTTAAAATAGGGGTAAAAGAACTTTTTAAGGTGAGTCTTACCGAAAATCATCTTCAAAATTTAGTGCTTTTTTTAGCGCTTATTCTTGGGTTTTTTCAGCAAATAGAACAGGTAGTAGATAGTTTAGGAAGAACAGCATCTTTAGATGGTTTTATAGAAGAAAGTACAAATGCGCTTTCTGCTAGTTTTTTCTTAGTCACTATTCTATTGATTTTTTTAACGATAATTGCCTTGATGAGTTCTTTTGTTAAAATATTTTTAATCCATTTTAACTTAACAGCTTATTTAAAAGAAGATGCTTTTGAAATTAACCAAGGTTTATTAACAAAAAAATCGATTGTATTAAAAAAACAAAAAGTTCAAAATATTACAGTTTCTACAAATCCTTTAAAACGCCTTATCGGAATTTCCTTTATCACTTTTAAGCAAGCTATAAGTGGCAGAGTCAAGGTGAAAAAAGATAAATTAATACGTATTGCAGGTTGTAAAAAAGACCAAGTTGATGTTATTAAAACAAGTTTATTTGATGTCACTGAAGTAGAAAACAAAGAAAAAAAATATCCAGATACCTATTACAAGCGTAGAATATTTATTTTTACTTTTCTGTTTCTAACCATTTTATATTCAGCTATATATTTAGTTTTTAAACAGGTAGAAATTTTCTATTCAACTCTTTTCGTTCTTCCTGTTACTATTTTGTTAATCCGAAAGAAAGTTAAAAAACGTTTTTACAAAATAACAGATTCTATGTTATTAATGAGCAGCGGTTTATTAGAAACGCATTTAATATATTTTGAAATTTTTAAAATTCAGAATATAAAAATGAAACAGACTATTTTTCAAAAAAGAAGCAATGTGAGCGATATTATTTTTCAAACCGCTTCCGGAAAAATAAAAATACCTTGTATTCAATCTGAGGATGCTGTAAAAATTTATAATCACACTTTATACAAAGTAGAAACAAGCAAGACTTCATGGATGTAAAAAGTTTTATAAAAGCAGCACGTTTAAGAACTTTACCGTTATCTGTTGCTGGAATTATTGTAGGTAGTTTTTTAGGAAATAATGATTTAACCTTTGCTAATACTGTAAAGGTTACAATTTTGGAAACTCCTATTTTTTGGTTAGCAATTTTAACCACAATTGGCTTTCAAGTATTATCGAATTTTGCCAATGATTATGGAGACGGAATTAAAGGTTCAGATAAAAACAGAACGGGAGAAGCAAGAATGGTGGCTTCGGGAGTAATTACTCCAAAACAAATGAAATCAGCAATGATATGGACTACAAGTATCACGTTAATTATTGCTTTTATGTTGATTTATGTAGCTTTCGGAAGTGATAATTTTGGGTATTCCATCTTATTTTTTGCATTAGGAATTGCCTCCATTACTGCAGCCATAAAATATACTGTAGGTAAATCTGCTTATGGTTATAGCGGGTTTGGTGATGTTTTCGTGTTTGTGTTTTTTGGTTTGGTAAGTGTGGTTGGTAGTTATTTTTTGTATACAAAATTCATCAATTTTGAAATCTTTTTACCCGCAATTTCTATCGGATTATTAAGCACAGCAGTTTTAAATTTAAATAATTTAAGAGATCGAGAAGAAGATCTTAAGAATGATAAAAACACTCTTGTTGTAAAATTAGGTACAGAAAAAGCCAAGAAATATCATTATTTTTTAATTATTGGTGCGTTAATATCCGCTTTAATTTATGTGTTTTTAGATGTTAAAATGGTGTATCAATTTATTTTTTTAGTCGCTTTTATACCGCTATTTAAAAACATTAAAACGGTTGCAGCAAATAGCATTCCTGCAGCATTAGATAGTGAATTAAAAAAAGTAGCTTTAAGCACATTTTTGTTTGCAATTTTATTTGGAATTGGACAGATATTATAAATAGTATTTTATGAAAACAGTCAAAATAATTATCAGTATTATATCCGTATTAACTTTAGCTTTTTTTGCGACAGGCATTATTATTAAAGAAACTACATATACAGCCAAAGTTACTGTTAATAAACCCATTGCCTTGGTTTTTAAAGAGTTCAATAAGCATGAAAACGCTAAAAATTGGATTCCAGAAATAAAATCTTTTGAGACGGTAAATGAGAATTTCGGAAAAACGGGAAGTGTCTATAATGTTATCATAGAGAATCAAGGTCAAGAAATTAAAATGACGCAAAGAATTTTGGCGTATGTGCCCAATGAAAAAGTAACTTTTTATTTTGATGCTGAAAATATGCTAAAAAAAGATGATTATCTTTTTACAGAAAAAGACGGAGTTACAACAATTAATTTAAATGCTTCTTGTAATAGTAAAACGTATATAATGTCTTGTATGTTGCCTTATTTTAAAGGGAAATTAGAAAATCAAAGTCAAGAGTATTTAAATAATTTTAAAGAATTTTTAGAACAATAAAAGTCTATTGCTTATAGTTTTTAGGCGTTTTGGCCTCACAAAAAAAAGATAATATTGATGTAAATTACTTTGATTTTTTACATTTAAATTAGGAAGTTAAAACATAGACTAAGAGAAAAACATGATAATTATTTTAAAATGAATTTCAATACTAGTTTTTTATAAAATAGTTAAGATAATTTAAAATGATAAATTATACAAACCTTTAAAATTAGTTTTATTTTGATACAAGCGAATTATAAAAAATACATTCTTAATTTTAAAAACCCGAGTGGAACATCGCGTGGAGTTTTAAGAACGAAAGAAACTTGGTTTATCATCTTACAGGCAAACGATAAAATAGGTATTGGAGAAACCGGACTTTTTAGAGGCTTAAGTATTGATGATGTGCCTAATTACGAGGAAACATTAACTTGGGTTTGCGAACATATTAATTTTGGTTTAGATTTTTTGTTGAAAGAGCTCCGCGAGTTTCCGTCTATTCAATTCGGATTAGAGCAAGCTTTTTTATCTTTAAAAAGTAAAGATAAATTTAAGTTGTTTCCTTCAGAATTTACAAAAGGAACCGCTGCAATTAATATCAATGGTTTAATTTGGATGGGGGATAAACAGTTTATGAAAGCCCAAATTAAAGAAAAATTAAAATCAGGTTTTTCATGTATTAAAATGAAAATTGGTGCGATAGATTTTGATACAGAACTTGAATTATTAAAAGCGATTCGAAATGAATTTTCATCTCAAGAAATAACCTTAAGAGTGGATGCGAATGGCGCATTTAATCCAAAAAATGCTTTAGAAAAACTACAAAGATTATCAGCTTTAGAAATTCATTCTATAGAGCAACCTATTCAACAAGGTCAGCCTCAAGAAATGGCAGAATTATGTTTAAAAACACCTTTGCCAATTGCTTTAGATGAAGAATTAATTGGTGTATTTTTATCCGAAGAAAAGAAAAAAATAATACAAACAATAGCTCCACAATATATCATTTTAAAACCAAGTTTAGTGGGGGGGGTTGCAGGCACAAAAGAATGGATTAATTTTGCAGAAGAAAATAATACTGATTGGTGGATTACATCTGCATTAGAAAGTAATATTGGTTTGAATGCAATTGCTCAATTTACGCATACTTTACAGAACAAATTACCACAAGGTTTAGGAACGGGCGAATTGTTTACAAACAATATTAAAAGTCCGTTAAAAGTTAAAAACGGAACATTACAATACAATCCAACATCAAACTGGGATTTTAACAAGATCTAAAAAACAATACCTTGATCATACTTTAAAGGTTACAACAAAAAATGAACTACATACAACAAGGATATAAGGGTAAAAGTGATTGGTTTTATTGGCTAATTACTGTTTTATTAGTGTTTTTTGGTTGGCAAATTTTAGGCGGTCTTCCTTTATTAGCGGTAGGTTTTTCTTATTCAAAGGATTTAGAAGAGTTTACATCCGCAGGTTTAAATAATTTTATGGGTTTAGGAATTGATAAAAATTTATTTCTAGTTCTTATTATTCTTACTTTTGCCATAGGGTTATTATTTCTATATATTAGCATAAAATTTGTTCATAAAAGAACATTTACTTCGCTGGTAACGAGTAGAAAAAAAATTGATTGGAAACGTTTTTGGGTTGGTTTTTTAACTTGGGGAATTTTAGTTGTTATTTTTACTTTTGTCGGTATTTTAATAGAGCCAGAAATTTACACCTATAACTTTAATGCAAAACCATTTTTTATTTTAGTTGCTATTTCTTTCATATTACTTCCCCTTCAAACGGGTTTTGAGGAATTGTTGTTTCGAGGTTATTTTATGCAAGGAATCGGAATTTTAGCTAAAAATAGATGGGTTCCATTAATTATAACTTCGGTTTGTTTTGGCTTGTTACACGGAGCAAATCCAGAAGTTCAAAAGTTGGGTTACATTTTAATGGTTTTTTATATTGGTACAGGTTTCTTTTATGGCATCACTACTTTAATGGATGAAGGCACAGAATTAGCTTTAGGTTTGCATGCTGCCAATAATGTTGTAGCCGCTTTTTTAGTTACTACAGACTGGATGGTTTTTCAGACAGATGCCTTATTTGTAGATACTTCAGAGCCTGCTTTAACCTTAGAAATGTTTATACCAGTCATTGTTTTATATCCATTAATGTTGCTGTTTTTTTCAAAAAAATATAAATGGACGCACTGGAAAGAGAAACTTACTGGTCGAATAGAAAAACCGATAATTATAGAAGAATAGGATAGAATTTTAGAAAATAGTGGTACAAAATAAATTTCATAAAAATTTTCAATTCAATAGTATTTCATTCTCTTCGTCGGATGATTTATTGGCATATACAAAAGTTTTTTCTGAAGAAATTCATCATTTTTTAGAAAATTGGTTTTCTAAAAGTAATGTCATAATTGTGCAAACTTCGGGTTCTACTGGTACACCAAAATCAATTTCACTTCAAAAGAAATTTGTAATCAATTCAGCAAAAGCAACGGGTGCCTTTTTTGATTTACAAGAAAATACAACCGCATTATTGTGCTTACCAATTCAGTATATTGCGGGTAAATTAATGTTGATTAGAGCACTTACTTTAGGTTGGAAATTAGATAGTATTGAATCCAATTCGAATCCCTTAAAAAAAGTTGAAAAACAGTATGATTTTTCTGCGATGGTACCTTTACAATTAGAGAACTCACTTTCTAAAATACATTTAATTAAAAAACTAATTGTTGGCGGAGGCGTGGTGTCTATTTCGCTTCAAGAAAAATTACAAACAGTTTCTACGGATGTTTTTGCAACCTACGGAATGACAGAAACAATTACGCATATCGCCGTTAAAAAACTGAACCATTTTGCTTCATTGCATGGAAAAATGATGATTCAATCTTATTATCAAACACTCCCGAATATCACTATTTATAAAGATGATAGGAATTGTTTGGTAATTGACGCCCCTAAAGTGGCTGAAGAAATTGTTTTTACAAATGATGTTGTAGAACTTATTTCAGATAGGCATTTTAAATGGATAGGTCGTTTTGATCATGTGATTAATTCGGGTGGTGTAAAATTACATCCAGAAAAAATAGAAGAAAAATTAGCTAAAATCATCTCAAATCGTTTTTTTGTCATCGGAATTCCAGACGAAAAACTAGGAGAAAAACTAATTTTACTGATTGAAGGAAATCAGAAAGAAATAAGTTTTGAAAGTAGCAACCTTACAAAATTTGAAATTCCGAAAGAAATTTATTTTCTAGATCAATTTGTAGAGACAGCATCAGGAAAAATCCAAAGAAAAAAAACATTCGAAAAATTTTTTACTCAGTGATATTTTTTAATCCTTAAAAAGTAATTTTCATTGATTCTTTTTTTTAAAAATTACATTGATTCTTAGGTTTATGCTAAATTTAAAACAGCGCTGGATTAAAATGAAGCATAAAATGCATATAAAATTAGTGAAAAATATTAGGGGAGAAGGTAAACTTGGGCATAAATCAGAATTTAAAAGACTCATAAAAAGAATCTACCATAAAATTAGATGGGGTTTTAACGCAATCTTTTTTAGTACTGAAACATCAGTTCTAACGTTAAAGCATCTAAATAACCGTCTGCTAAAAGATTATTTTGTTCTTCAAATCTTTTAATGGCATTTAATGTTTCTACTCTATAAACTCCGTCTAACGTAATATTAGCGCCATTATTATTAAGTTCTTTCTGAACCTCATAAATAATAGCATTTTTTTCGCCATTGTAGAGCTTAACATCAGAATTAAATAGGCTTTTTATTTTCTCGTATCTATTTCTTTTTCGAAATGTTTTTAAATCAATGCCATTTTCTTCAATAAATTTAATTTCGATATTAGAAAGGCCTTTTTCTTTTAATTGCAAAGAATTATTAAGAACAGTTTCATAGTATTTAACTTTTGCTAATTTTTTAGCATATAAATCTATCGCTACTTTAGTATTGAGATCCTCTTTTTCTGGAGTTCGAACATCAATTTCATTTGCCGACCACTGTAACATTATGTAACTATCTAAATTCTCAATCGACTCATAATAGTTTAAAAGTGTCTCCTGATTATGATAGCTTACATCGATTTCTTTAGTACTTTGATAATTGACTTCTGGAGAAGAATATCTTTTGTAATCGCTATATTTTCCGTAACCAATAATCAAAGCAATAATCAGAAGTAAAAATAATATTATTTGTTTCATTATTGTAAGAGCATAAAATTAATTAACTTAAAAACAAATGTATAAAATCTTTTAGGAAAATATGAGGTAATTGAAGGTTACTATAATTTTGAAAATTATAAAAAACGCGTTCTTAATTGTATTTCAGAATAATAGAAAGTTATAGTTTGATGTTTCTGTATAAGTAAATGATGATTTCTTTGCTTTTACAGAAAGAAAAAATAAAGTAGAACCTAGGTTTAAGTTTCTTTTATTGAAATAAAAAAGGGAAAAAGATGTTTTATGACAGTTATTTTAAATGATAAATGATACAATTTTAATCTTTAGATATTTTGTATAAAATTAGAACATTTTTAATGTGTTAATATATAAATCAAAAAAGACAATTTTACGCAAAATACTATAATATCTTTGTATTTAAATTGATTGATGTTATGACGGCAAAAAAACAACATAAGCAAAAGTTCCGTCTTTTTAGAAGAACCTTAAGAGTTCTTCTAGGGTTTGCAGTAGGCTTGTTTTTTTTAGTATTGTTTATAAGAAGTCCTTGGGGGCAAAACATCATTATTCACAAGGCAGTTTCTTATATTTCTAATAAAACGGAAACAAAAGTTACGTTACACAAAATGTACATTACCTTTGACGGAGCATTACAAATAGATGATCTTTTTTTAGAAGATAAAAATAAAGATACACTACTATATTCTAAATCTTTAGAGGCAAATATTCCGCTTTGGTCAATGATTAAGGGGGATGCCATTGGTGTAACTAATTTAAAATGGAAAGGTTTACGCGCTAATATCATCCGAAAAGATAGTATTTCAGGATATAATTTTCAATTTTTAATCGATGCTTTTGCGTCTGCAAAGAAAGCTGAAAATGTTCAAGACACGTTGGCAAAATCAAAGAATATTTTGATTGGTACTATCAATCTAAACGATCTTCATGTGGTTTTTAATGATGCCGTTTCAGGAATCTATAGTTCCTATAAAATTGGAAATTTTAACGCTAAAATGAAAACAGTGAATCTTGAGGAAATGATTTTTTCTGCAGATGCGATAGCGCTTTCTAATTCTAAAATCAATTTTATTCAAAATCCAATTGAGTTAATCACAAAAACATCTAAAGGAATTTCGGCTATTTTATCTGCAAATTCAATAACTTTAAAAAATGTAAATGCTTATTATGAATCTCCACAAAAGAAAATAATTGTAGAGGCAAAAATTAAAGATTTTTATACCGAAATTCCTGAATTTAACTTAGCAGACCAGTTTTTTCGTTTCAATGATGTTCGACTTAAAAATTCTGATATTTCTTTAAAAATAGCCGCAAAAACTAACTTAACGAATCAAAAAACACTGCATCCAAAGAATACTTCAGAAATTATTTGGCCTGCTATGCGTTTAGAAGTGAATACCATCGATTTAGAAAATAATACTGTTCGTTATGCTGTTGAGAATGCAAAAACTCATCGGGATAAAATAAATTTCAATGCCATCGCTTTAAAAAATCTAAATTTCAAGGCTACAAATCTCTATCTAAAAGATAAAAAAGCTGGAGTTCAAATTAAGGAGTTTAATTTTCTGGAAAAATCAGGATTTCAGTTAAACAGATTTGCAATTAATGCAGCGATTTCAGATAAAGCAATACAACTCTCAGAAATCAATATAAAGCTAAATAAGAGTATGCTTACTGGTTCTACAAAATTAAGTTATACTTCACTTTATCAATTAATTACATCGCCAGAAAACACGAATGTTCAATTAAAAATTTCATCTTTTCAGGTTGGGTTACAAGAGTTTTTTAAGTTTCAACCCAACCTTAAAGAAAACGAATATATTCGAAAATTAAGTAAAAAATTGTTGACAGGAACTTTAGATATACAAGGTTCTTTGGCAAAAATGAATATATCAAAAACGAATATAAATTGGGGGAAATCGACTAAAATTTCGGTATCTGGAACAGTTAAAAATGCAACAAATTCAGATTTATGGTCTTTAGACATTCCGAAGTTTAAAGCAGTAACAAAACGTTTAGATTTATTACAAATAGTCGATGAAAATAAATTAAATATTGAGTTACCTGAAGAAATTATAGTTGCAGGAAATATAAAAAGTAATTTAAATTCTTGGGTTGTTGATCTGCAAGCAAACACAAGTCAAGGTGAAGCAAGAATCAACGGAAATTTTATAAACAAAGAATTAATTTCTTATGATTTTATCGCGAATTTTAATAAGTATAATCTTGGAAAATTGCTAAAAGACACGAGATTTGGTGCGTTATCAGCAGCTTTAAAATTTAAAGGAAGCGGAATAATCAGCAACCAATTAAATGTAGCTTTAGACCTTAATATTTCTAAATTTCAGTTAAATAATTATCAACTTAAAGGGTTAGCATTTCATGGTGATATTAAAAACGGAAAAGGAGAAATTACGTCTACTTATAAAGATGAAAATCTGAATGTGAAATTAAATTCATTTTTAGAATTAGATTCAATAGCGCCTAAAGCAACAATAAATTTAGAGTTGATTGGAGCAGATTTGGCAGGTTTAGGGGTGATAAATCGTCCTATAAAAACAGGAATGAATCTTATGGCAGATTTTAAGGGGAATTCAGAAAAATTTAGTATCGAAACTTATATAAAAGATGGCGTGTTTGTCTACGATAATAGAACGTATTTACTCGGATCGGTTTTTGGAAAAGCCTATGTAGATAAAGATACTACTGCGGTTACTATTAAAAATAAATTGATAGATTTAGAATTAGAATCCAATACAGATCCGGCAACATTTAGCAAAGTTATAAAACGTCATATATCGAGTTATTTTTATAAAAACATCCAAGTTTTAGATACCATTTTGAATCCTGTAATTTTAAAATTAAAAGCCAAAGTTTCTCAAACGCCGCTTCTAAAAGATGTTTTTTTTATCAATATTAAAAATCTTGACACCGTTAATATAGCAGTAAATTTTAACGAAAAACAACAAAGATTAAAGGCTAATATTGCAGCTCCATACATTAATTATAGTAATAATAAGTTAGATAGTTTGTCTTTTTCTATGTTCACAGATCGTGATAATTTTAATTTCAATTTAGGTTTTAAAAGCATCAAAGCGGGTCCTTTTGATATTCCGAAAACAAGCATTACTGGTCGTCAAAATAATAACGAACTATCATTAAATTTCTTAGGACTTTATAACGATGAAAAGTTACTAAATGTACAAACCAAAATAACAGGCAGTAAAGATCGATTGGTGTTCACTGTAAATCCTGATAGTTTACTCTTAAACAGAAATCTTTGGAAAATTCCAGAAAATAACGAAGTTATTCTAGCTGATAAAAAATTACAGTTTAGAAACTTTAAAGTAACCAAAGAAAATCAATCTATTGAAATCACCAATAAATTATCGGAACTTTTTAAAGATTATATGGCTATTGATTATAGCAATTTTAAAATTAGTGAATTTTTTAACTATTTAAATCCGACGACAGAGATTGCAAAAGGAACTTTAAATGGAAATTTTTTGATAGCGCAGCCCTTTGAAGATGCGGAAAGCATTGCAAATTTATCGGTAAGCACCTTAGAAATATTAAAAACTGATTTTGGTACCTTAAAAGTGGATGCAAGATATTTAGGAAATAATAACTATAATTTCGGAGCAAAAGTAAGTGGCGGTTATCTTAATTTGAATGTACAAGGCGATTATTATAGAACGGGTGATGACACTAATTTAGATGTAAATTTAATAATTAATGAGTTTAAAATAAAAGCTTTAAATGCACTTTCTTTAGGCGAAATTAATGAGGGCAATGGAAGTTTATCTGGAGATTTTAAAGTGTCTGGAACTACTTCTGATCCTCAATATAGCGGAAAATTACAATTTAA is a window of Polaribacter litorisediminis DNA encoding:
- a CDS encoding translocation/assembly module TamB domain-containing protein — translated: MTAKKQHKQKFRLFRRTLRVLLGFAVGLFFLVLFIRSPWGQNIIIHKAVSYISNKTETKVTLHKMYITFDGALQIDDLFLEDKNKDTLLYSKSLEANIPLWSMIKGDAIGVTNLKWKGLRANIIRKDSISGYNFQFLIDAFASAKKAENVQDTLAKSKNILIGTINLNDLHVVFNDAVSGIYSSYKIGNFNAKMKTVNLEEMIFSADAIALSNSKINFIQNPIELITKTSKGISAILSANSITLKNVNAYYESPQKKIIVEAKIKDFYTEIPEFNLADQFFRFNDVRLKNSDISLKIAAKTNLTNQKTLHPKNTSEIIWPAMRLEVNTIDLENNTVRYAVENAKTHRDKINFNAIALKNLNFKATNLYLKDKKAGVQIKEFNFLEKSGFQLNRFAINAAISDKAIQLSEINIKLNKSMLTGSTKLSYTSLYQLITSPENTNVQLKISSFQVGLQEFFKFQPNLKENEYIRKLSKKLLTGTLDIQGSLAKMNISKTNINWGKSTKISVSGTVKNATNSDLWSLDIPKFKAVTKRLDLLQIVDENKLNIELPEEIIVAGNIKSNLNSWVVDLQANTSQGEARINGNFINKELISYDFIANFNKYNLGKLLKDTRFGALSAALKFKGSGIISNQLNVALDLNISKFQLNNYQLKGLAFHGDIKNGKGEITSTYKDENLNVKLNSFLELDSIAPKATINLELIGADLAGLGVINRPIKTGMNLMADFKGNSEKFSIETYIKDGVFVYDNRTYLLGSVFGKAYVDKDTTAVTIKNKLIDLELESNTDPATFSKVIKRHISSYFYKNIQVLDTILNPVILKLKAKVSQTPLLKDVFFINIKNLDTVNIAVNFNEKQQRLKANIAAPYINYSNNKLDSLSFSMFTDRDNFNFNLGFKSIKAGPFDIPKTSITGRQNNNELSLNFLGLYNDEKLLNVQTKITGSKDRLVFTVNPDSLLLNRNLWKIPENNEVILADKKLQFRNFKVTKENQSIEITNKLSELFKDYMAIDYSNFKISEFFNYLNPTTEIAKGTLNGNFLIAQPFEDAESIANLSVSTLEILKTDFGTLKVDARYLGNNNYNFGAKVSGGYLNLNVQGDYYRTGDDTNLDVNLIINEFKIKALNALSLGEINEGNGSLSGDFKVSGTTSDPQYSGKLQFKNAAFKIKKLNSKFSLPNETLQIDNSLLSMSEFTILDAKKNSLIFSGTMVTKNFFNPTFNLNIKAKNFNVLNATKKENESLFGNLAFNADAKLTGSLRIPKLNAQLAVSPETNLTYVLPTAYAKMEERAGVVVFVNRENPDAILTQTEKQTAIITGFDIYANLKIDKQAVVNIILDKETGDHFKVSGDGDFVVAMKPNGSISLTGVYEVFEGHYELNLYNLVNRKFYLAPGSRVSWSGDPLDAKLNVSAFYKLQTSALPLMASQISGEDAAIRNKYKQKLPFNVYLNINGELLKPKISFNLDMPEENQGAIGGQVYGRVQQVNLQEDELNRQVFSLLVLNRFYPDAGSDGSYGGFATIARDNLNDAVSEQLNAFSDKILGGSGLELDFGLQSFTDYQGDAPTDRTQLDIAAQKKLFNERLIVRVGSEVDLQGSSANREKTPLIGNVSLEYKITEDGTYRIRGFRKSEFENVIDGQTIVSGIALIFTREFNEYYQLWDAIFRAKKNVKSKK